Within the bacterium (Candidatus Blackallbacteria) CG13_big_fil_rev_8_21_14_2_50_49_14 genome, the region GTATAAATGGCTTTTGGTTTCTGGGCAGGCCCAGTGGAATGCAGACGGGCAACCGACCATGATGGTGGGATCCGTGATTGATATCGATGAATTGATTCAAAAAGAAACCCTTTTATACGAGCGGGAAGAGCAGTTTAACAGGCTTTTTCAATTGGCTCCTGTTGCAACTGCGATTCTGTCTCCCGAAGCTCGGCCATTGATGGTGAATCCTGCTTTTACCGAGATGTTGGGGTATGGAGATCAGGAGATTCAATGCCTGAGTTTTCATGAGATGGTATTGCCTGAATCTCGGCTTGAACTTCAGGATTTACTCGAAAAAATGTGTTTGCAGGAATTTTCTGTAACCAGTACGGAGTTTGGCTTCTCACATCAAATGGGGGACGTGATCTGGGGGTTGTTGAAAATAGGTTTGGTCAAGAATCAGCAGGGAACCCCCAGTTATTTTATTGTTCAAATTCAAAATATCAGCGAACGCAAGGCCATGGAGGATCGTCTGAAGGCCAGTGAAGAGCGTTTACATCTGGCGCTTCAGGGCTCGGAAGATGGCCTCTGGGATTGGGATTTAACCACCAATCAAGTTTATTATTCACCTCGTTGGCTGAGTATGCTGGGATATGAAGAAGAGGAATTGCCTGCAACCTTAGATACTTGGGCAGGTTTGGTCAAACCTCAGGATCGTGAAAGAACTTTGGCGGAAGTGAACAAGATTATTCGCTACGAAAAAGATATCCTTGAAATGGAATTTGAAATGCGCCACAAACAGGGACATTGGGTGCCGATTCTTTCGCGCGGCATGATGGTAGGGCGAGATGATCAGAACCATGCTTACCGTATGGTGGGCACGCATGTCAATCTTACGGGGATGAAACAAAAAGAGCGGGAACTTCAGGAAAGTAGGCATCAACTTGAAGCGATTTTAACCTCCTTGGATGATATTCTTTTTCTTTTTGATCTGGAAGGACATTTTCTCAATTGCTGGGTGAGAGATGAAGCGATGCTGTTTCTGCCGCGCGAAGAATTTATGGGCAAACGCATGGAGGATGTTCTTCCTCCAGAATTTGTGAATCATTTTTTTCCCCTGTTGAAAAAAGCTTTTGAAACGGGGGAGAGTCAATATCTGGAGTATCCTTCATTGGTCAACCAGGATTGGTATTCGGTGACTTTTCATGCGCTTTCAGAGGCTGGGCAGGTAACTGCTTTGATTCAGAATATTACAGAGCGCAAACAGGTCAAATTGGAATTAGAGCGTCAGACCCAGGTTTTGGAAGCTCTGCATGAAATTGCAACGCATAAATCGTTTGTTTTATCTGAACGTGTGCAGGCTTTGTTGGAATTGGGAATGGACTTCTTTGGTATGGATCTGGCCTTGGTAACGGAGGTACATGGAAAAGACTGCCATGTGGTTTACAGTGCGAGTTTACCCAGTGAAAAACCGATTCCGCCGGGTACGGTGATTCAATTGAAAGAGACGCTCTGTCATCGGGTTTTCAGTCAGGAGCAAGTACTCTTTTTTTCTGAAATGAGCAAGACGGATTTGCATTTGCACCCCAGTCATGTTTATTTTGGTTTGGAAGCATATATTGGCGCGCCATTGAAAGTTGGCAGCAAATATTATGGCACGTTGAGTTTTTCCAGCCGTACAACCTCGCCTGATCTTCGGCCCAAGGATATCCATTTGATCAGCTTGTTTTCGCGTTGGTTGGAGCATGAATTGACCCAGGCCAAAACGCTTTTGGCTTTAGACAATGCCAAAGCGTTGGCAGAAAAGGCCAATCAGACCAAAAGCCAGTTTTTGGCGAATATGAGCCATGAGCTTAGAACGCCTTTAAATGCCATGATTGGTTTCAGCCGTCTTTTGCTTAAAAATCAAAGTACTCGGTTTTCAGAACAAGAAGTGCTTTTTCTGAGCCGGATTCACGAGAACAGCTTACATTTATTGGAATTGATCAATGATATTCTCGATTTGTCTAAAGTAGAAGCTGGAAAAATGGAGGTTTACCTGGAGTCTGTTGCTGTTTTGCAACTTGTGTATGACTTGATTGCTCAATTTGAGCCCGAGTGTTCACAAAAAGGAATTGTTTTGGCTGCAGAAATGCCGAGTTATGTCGCTCCTTTAAGAACAGATCTTTTGAAGCTCAAGCAAATTCTGATTAATTTGCTCAGCAATGCGATTAAATTTACGCTTCAAGGGAGCGTGACACTGCGTTTGCATACGAATGAGTGGGGTGAAGCCTGTTGGCTTGAAGTGAAAGATACAGGCATTGGCATTACGCAGGAAAACCAGGACAAAATCTTTGAAGCCTTTACCCAGATCAGTGAGTCCTATGCACGGGGTTATGAAGGAACAGGTCTGGGTTTGGCGATTATACAGTCTTTCTGTCAATTGCTGGGGTACCAGATTTCAGTGCAGAGTCAGCCTCAGCAGGGCAGTGTTTTCAAGCTGCATTTTAAGCCTGATTAAATCAGCGAGGCCATTTCTTGTCTAATCTGCTTGGTTTGATGTCGGAATCCGTTAGAATGGTATAGCCTGAATTTTTGAGGAGTATAAGATGATTACCTTTGGATTAAACTATGATGTAAAAGCCGAACACGTGGATGAATTTGTTGGCATTGCGAAAAAGGCTTTGGAGCTGATCAATACCCTAGAAGGGCATGTGAAGACGGTGCTGTATAGCAATGTTGAAAAGCCCAATTCTTTTATGATTTATTCTGAATGGGAAAGTGATGAGCCTTTCCGTAATTTTATGCGTTCAGATGCTTTCAAACAGGTTCAGACCATGTCGGTGGATATGCTTGAGAACCGCCCCAAACACTCACTTTATGAATCCCGTAAGATGTCCTAACTGATTTGGCTGGGCCCGTTTGGCCTGGGCATGGATTGAGGCTTTGAATGTCTGCATTTTGAAGCGTTTGAAACGGATTAATCGAGCCAAACCTTTAAGTTGCTTTTTTTGTCTTCGATCTCGAAAAGAGTGCCCGGGCAGAACCCTCCTTGAATCGCTTGGGCTTGCAGAGCTGAGAGATCGATCTTTTTTTCGTCA harbors:
- a CDS encoding antibiotic biosynthesis monooxygenase gives rise to the protein MITFGLNYDVKAEHVDEFVGIAKKALELINTLEGHVKTVLYSNVEKPNSFMIYSEWESDEPFRNFMRSDAFKQVQTMSVDMLENRPKHSLYESRKMS